The window CGAGCGCGATCACGAGCAGCAGGGCGACCGGAATGCCGATGATCGTGATGCAGAGGATCACGATGGCGATGGCCGCCAGCAGCACGAGCGAGATGATCCCGACGGGGATCGCGACCACGAGCCCCGCCATGGTGAGCAGCCCCATGACGAACGACTTCCCGAACCGCTCGCGCATCAGAACCGACGCCCGGACGATGCCGTCCTTCCAGAGCAGCAGGGCGAGCCAGGCGAAGAAGAGCGTGAGAATGAGCTTCACGATGGTGCCGACCAGCCAGGCGCCGAACATGGGCACGCCCATCAGGCCCAGCATCGGCAGCATTCCCCAGCCGTGCCAGAAGCGGTGCGTCCCGATCGAGACGTTGCTCCCCGCGACCGAGGCGCTGTCGGTGGTGTTCACGCCGCCGCCCAGGCTGACCGCGTCCCCTTCGACGACGCCGGCCCCCTTCACTTCGACGGTCCCGCCGACCGAGGTGACGTCCCCCTTCACGCGGCCGTAGACCGTCACGTTGCCGCCGATCGCGACCACGTTCCCCTCGACCACCTTGTCGGCGGGGATCGTGATGTCCTCGCCGAACCGGACCAGGTCGTTTTCGCCGTTGTCGTCATTGCTGTTGGCGTCCGGAGGCTCGGGAACGTCCGGAGGCTCGGGAACGTCGGGCGCGACCACCGCGTCCGGCTTGGACGGAAGCGCCGGGGCGTGCTTGCCGCTCTTGGTCTCGCTGACGCGCACGCGGAAGCCGGACTCGTCCGACGTCGTGTCGGCGGGCGGACGCGGCGCGGTTTTCGCAGCCGTTCGGGCGGGGGCGGCGAGCGCCTCCGGAGCCGGAGCCAGTCCCGCGATCAGCAGAGCGAGGAGCGCGAGCAGGAAGCGGCGCGGAGTGCGAAGGCTCGATGCAGTCCGCGCCCCGGAATCAGAGCGCCAGGCACGCATGGCCGATACCCCTTTCGTTGCGGGAGGGTCGCAGGATCCAGAAGATGGCGACTCCCAGGGTGAGAAGGAACGCGCCGGCGATCTGCGACTCCGGCGATTGGAGCACGACGAGCGCGGCGCGCGGCAGCGCGCTAAGGGTATGGAACGCCGCCCAGACCTGCCGCGCGAACGGTCCATAGAACGAGATCTCCGCGGCGACCTGCTTCGGAACGGAGACGAGCAGGTCGATGACGCCGCCGATCGCGCGCGAGAAGGCCGTTCCCGGCGTCGGGAGGCCGTACTGCGCCGCGAGCTTCGGGTAGATCGCGAGGAGCCCCGCCGTGATCGCGAACGACGCCGCGAGCGCCAGGGCGCCGGCGCGGCGCGCGAGCCGGCGGATGCGGGCGGGGCGCGTCACCGCGGCCACCACGCGATCCTCGAGCCAGGCCGGA of the Candidatus Binatia bacterium genome contains:
- a CDS encoding polymer-forming cytoskeletal protein, translating into MRAWRSDSGARTASSLRTPRRFLLALLALLIAGLAPAPEALAAPARTAAKTAPRPPADTTSDESGFRVRVSETKSGKHAPALPSKPDAVVAPDVPEPPDVPEPPDANSNDDNGENDLVRFGEDITIPADKVVEGNVVAIGGNVTVYGRVKGDVTSVGGTVEVKGAGVVEGDAVSLGGGVNTTDSASVAGSNVSIGTHRFWHGWGMLPMLGLMGVPMFGAWLVGTIVKLILTLFFAWLALLLWKDGIVRASVLMRERFGKSFVMGLLTMAGLVVAIPVGIISLVLLAAIAIVILCITIIGIPVALLLVIALVLAIVGLVVGAIFLMFLGYVNGLLYLGRRVLGERGRDKSPILAIGVGMVLILLLKLMGQIAGFAGVMLFHPLSIAFGIAAGALAFILTVAGLGALWLSFAQGGGLAWRSYNWGPLRRGPSPSGAEMPPPAPAPGVATPPPPTAEAPRPVDGTSDAP